One Pyrococcus furiosus DSM 3638 genomic window, CCCAAGAAAATATTATCTAGAGGTGAATCTGGCAAATTATCCTTACCTACTCCCATTCCTGAAGGAATTGTTTGAGGGAAAAATAAAACTCGGTGGATTGTTTTTGTTTCCAGATAAACTCGTTTTGAACTTTGTAAAAACTGTAGAGTACTTCAAGCCAAGGGATTGGATGAGTGTGGACATAAACTTGACCAACGTTACCGTTTTGGCCAATTTAACAGTTTACAATTTCGACACTCGCGAACTGTATCACATTCACCGTGTTTACGAGGTAAAAAGACAGAAAATCCAGAAGATTTCAGCGTGGAATAAAAAACTGAGTGAAAAACTCTTGAAGAAGTATTCAAGGAGAGAGAGGAATAAGTCAAAGGATTTCCTGCACAAGTTGGCCAACAAGATTGTTGAGATTGCGAGGGAAAGAGGAATGGGTATAATTCT contains:
- a CDS encoding IS200/IS605 family accessory protein TnpB-related protein, translating into MKKILSTEKFTKVERKQLRDKLLKEWNYAAHYVDSAINQMLGLVKSYKRKLRRGKKVREPKLKKKFVYVKSTLFTLKGSVLRITIIPRKYYLEVNLANYPYLLPFLKELFEGKIKLGGLFLFPDKLVLNFVKTVEYFKPRDWMSVDINLTNVTVLANLTVYNFDTRELYHIHRVYEVKRQKIQKISAWNKKLSEKLLKKYSRRERNKSKDFLHKLANKIVEIARERGMGIILEDLNGIKENVLRGSKGLNRKLSKWNARELQRLIEYKAKWFGVPVCLC